In Halobaculum magnesiiphilum, the following proteins share a genomic window:
- a CDS encoding DUF7289 family protein — protein MSRAQSDAIGFVLVFSLIVLTVGTVYAAGYPALEEFRTGEQLENMERAFDVLDDNLDDLSREGAPSRATEIKLNGGTLAVNGSTTITVNATTPNPARGENFTVSDESTPITYSEGDTTVASAHGAVFRQDGDAAVMRSEPGWVIDDDHALIPLVVTDRTGDRVAFGGSSTVLIRGQVTGRGIAGKVAAGDDDDDVTVTVTVESPRADAWKRYFESEGFTAVDDDPDDGEVTYRFEVDSVVVQQTTVSVELEG, from the coding sequence GTGAGCCGCGCGCAAAGCGACGCGATCGGGTTCGTGTTGGTGTTCTCCCTGATCGTGCTCACCGTCGGGACCGTGTACGCAGCGGGGTACCCGGCGTTGGAGGAGTTCCGGACGGGCGAACAGCTCGAAAACATGGAGCGGGCGTTCGACGTGCTCGACGACAATCTCGACGACCTCTCGCGGGAGGGTGCGCCCAGCCGCGCGACCGAGATCAAGCTCAACGGCGGCACACTGGCGGTGAACGGGTCGACGACGATCACGGTGAACGCGACGACGCCGAACCCCGCCAGGGGGGAGAACTTCACCGTCTCCGACGAGAGCACGCCGATCACCTACAGCGAGGGCGACACGACGGTCGCCTCCGCGCACGGCGCGGTGTTCAGGCAGGACGGCGACGCCGCCGTGATGCGCTCGGAGCCGGGGTGGGTGATCGACGACGACCACGCGCTGATCCCGCTGGTCGTCACCGACCGAACCGGCGATCGCGTCGCGTTCGGCGGGAGTTCAACCGTGCTGATCCGTGGGCAGGTGACGGGGCGGGGCATCGCGGGCAAAGTCGCCGCGGGTGACGATGACGACGATGTGACGGTTACCGTCACCGTGGAATCGCCCCGGGCGGACGCCTGGAAGCGCTACTTCGAGTCCGAGGGGTTCACCGCCGTCGACGACGACCCGGACGACGGCGAGGTCACCTACCGGTTCGAGGTGGACAGCGTGGTCGTCCAGCAGACGACCGTCTCCGTGGAGTTAGAGGGGTAA
- a CDS encoding DUF7266 family protein: protein MSDPRRPGAGTRSDGARSRPHRDRGTATTLSYVLTLGITALLISGLLVAAGGAVESQREDTTREAMEVVGQQLSSRLMAADRLVAAGGSEVSVRGTYPETVAGSTYSIAIEPGSPATIELTATGTRVSVTVAAPTRTPVAETTLSGGDVEIVYAGGQLEVREA, encoded by the coding sequence ATGAGTGACCCTCGTCGACCGGGCGCCGGAACGCGATCGGACGGGGCGAGGTCGCGACCCCACCGGGACCGCGGGACCGCGACGACCCTCTCGTACGTGTTGACGCTGGGGATCACGGCGCTGCTGATCAGCGGCCTGCTCGTCGCGGCCGGCGGCGCCGTCGAGAGCCAGCGCGAGGACACGACGCGCGAGGCGATGGAGGTGGTCGGCCAGCAGCTCTCCTCGCGCCTCATGGCCGCGGACCGCCTCGTCGCCGCCGGCGGGAGCGAGGTAAGCGTACGGGGTACGTACCCCGAGACGGTCGCCGGCAGCACCTACTCGATCGCCATTGAGCCAGGGTCACCAGCGACGATCGAGCTGACCGCGACAGGCACGCGAGTCTCGGTGACGGTGGCGGCCCCGACGCGCACGCCCGTCGCCGAGACGACCCTGTCGGGCGGCGACGTGGAGATCGTCTACGCCGGCGGCCAACTGGAGGTGCGGGAGGCGTGA
- a CDS encoding DUF7261 family protein, protein MADLMDGDGRGQLVLVAGFALAIVLVALVLLANTAIFTENLATRDNGVGERDVLGYRSSVVDGAGGIVDRENAAEYDDREPLEENVTAGLAALDSELRESAARRAASARADVDAATYTNGSLVRQNGTADDPRQFTNVSDDADWTVATDLERASDGNATRGFVAVVTANSLEPASESDPDDAFHVVVTNGSAAWHAYVYENSSSGTIAVAVKPAGEPASATSQVCSVSASNATVDFTGGRLGGVDCPGLAFGGDVAGGATTDGYDMLVRNGDRAAGGYDLTVRTAGSGSVSAGNLSATPSADEPYSVPAVYAVEVPIDYRTSEVTYAETVRVAPGERDE, encoded by the coding sequence ATGGCGGATCTGATGGACGGCGACGGCCGCGGACAGCTCGTGCTCGTCGCGGGGTTCGCGCTCGCGATCGTGCTCGTCGCGTTGGTGTTGCTCGCGAACACCGCGATCTTCACCGAGAACCTCGCGACCCGCGACAACGGCGTCGGCGAGCGCGACGTACTCGGCTATCGCTCGTCCGTCGTCGACGGCGCCGGCGGGATCGTCGACCGGGAGAACGCCGCCGAGTACGACGATCGTGAGCCGCTGGAGGAGAACGTCACCGCGGGGCTCGCCGCCCTCGACTCGGAGTTGCGCGAGTCAGCCGCCCGGCGCGCCGCCAGCGCCCGCGCTGACGTGGACGCCGCAACCTACACCAACGGATCGCTGGTGCGGCAGAACGGGACTGCGGACGACCCGCGGCAGTTCACGAACGTCAGCGATGACGCCGACTGGACCGTCGCGACCGACCTGGAACGCGCCAGCGACGGCAACGCGACGCGCGGGTTCGTCGCCGTCGTGACGGCGAACTCGCTGGAACCGGCCTCCGAGAGCGATCCCGACGACGCCTTCCACGTCGTGGTGACCAACGGGAGCGCGGCGTGGCACGCGTACGTGTACGAGAACAGCAGCAGCGGAACGATCGCCGTCGCCGTCAAGCCGGCCGGCGAGCCCGCATCGGCGACGAGCCAGGTCTGCTCGGTGTCGGCGTCGAACGCCACGGTCGATTTCACCGGGGGACGCCTCGGCGGCGTCGACTGCCCGGGGCTGGCGTTCGGCGGCGACGTTGCCGGCGGCGCGACGACCGACGGGTACGACATGCTCGTCCGCAACGGCGACCGCGCCGCCGGCGGGTACGACCTGACGGTCCGGACGGCCGGGTCCGGGTCGGTCTCGGCGGGGAACCTCTCGGCGACGCCGTCGGCCGACGAGCCGTACAGTGTGCCGGCGGTGTACGCGGTCGAGGTGCCGATCGACTACCGAACCAGCGAGGTGACGTACGCGGAAACCGTCCGCGTCGCGCCGGGGGAACGCGATGAGTGA
- a CDS encoding DUF7288 family protein → MRAQAHTLEGFAAAVIVLSGVLFALQATAVTPLTASTSNQHIENQQAAVAEGTLAAAEANGTLAPALLQWNSSGERFIGSGSDGVYTGRGPPTPFGHTLNETFGEDRIAFNVEVSFRTPGGRGRTRMVYMGSPSDNAVAATRTVVLFDDDPVGDGSGTLAEVASDPDREFYADDTDDGPLYGVMEVRIVVWRI, encoded by the coding sequence ATGCGCGCACAGGCACACACGCTGGAGGGGTTCGCGGCCGCGGTCATCGTGTTGAGCGGCGTCCTCTTCGCGCTGCAGGCGACCGCGGTGACGCCGCTGACGGCCAGTACCTCGAACCAGCACATCGAGAACCAACAGGCGGCCGTCGCCGAGGGGACACTGGCCGCCGCCGAAGCGAACGGGACGCTCGCGCCGGCGCTGCTCCAGTGGAACTCATCAGGCGAGCGGTTCATCGGCTCCGGATCGGACGGAGTGTACACCGGCAGGGGACCGCCGACCCCGTTCGGCCACACGCTGAACGAGACGTTCGGCGAGGACCGTATCGCGTTCAACGTCGAGGTGAGCTTTCGAACTCCGGGCGGCCGCGGTCGGACGCGGATGGTGTACATGGGCTCCCCTAGCGACAACGCCGTCGCGGCGACCCGGACGGTGGTACTGTTCGACGACGACCCCGTGGGCGACGGCTCCGGGACGCTCGCGGAGGTCGCGTCCGACCCGGACCGCGAGTTCTACGCGGACGATACGGACGACGGGCCGCTGTACGGCGTCATGGAGGTGCGCATCGTCGTATGGCGGATCTGA
- a CDS encoding DUF7287 family protein yields MSADPWRSGGSGGERPDGDGRDRGGDAADPGGDAGERGQTTIDYAVGVSVFLLVVAFVFAFAPSLTAPFTGDATDAVVVADRSADRVANDLLVENPARPTVLNATCTQAFFDTDGPDRSDDCRYDANATDLKGALGVISPARTVNVTVVDDGSTLAAGPSPPRDADVSVARRAVLLDGSDATVVVRVW; encoded by the coding sequence GTGAGCGCCGACCCGTGGCGTTCGGGAGGGAGCGGCGGCGAGAGACCGGACGGTGACGGACGCGACCGCGGTGGCGACGCCGCGGACCCGGGTGGCGACGCCGGCGAACGCGGACAGACGACGATCGACTACGCGGTCGGGGTGAGCGTCTTCCTGCTGGTCGTCGCCTTCGTGTTCGCGTTCGCCCCGTCGCTCACCGCGCCGTTCACCGGCGACGCGACCGACGCCGTCGTCGTCGCCGATCGGTCGGCCGACCGGGTCGCGAACGACCTGCTCGTCGAGAACCCGGCGCGACCGACGGTCCTGAACGCCACCTGTACCCAAGCGTTCTTCGATACCGACGGGCCGGACCGGTCGGACGACTGCCGCTATGACGCGAACGCCACGGACCTGAAGGGCGCCCTCGGCGTGATCTCGCCGGCACGGACGGTGAACGTGACCGTCGTCGACGACGGGTCGACGCTCGCGGCGGGACCGTCGCCGCCGCGGGACGCGGACGTGTCGGTCGCCCGCCGGGCGGTCCTGCTCGACGGATCGGACGCGACCGTGGTCGTACGGGTGTGGTAA
- a CDS encoding type II secretion system F family protein, producing the protein MSLDTDSGFGSARGFADAFYPLFRRLFDEDGDFVDTVDTKLTQARMNQPVELYVSRALGVGVLVGLALWLVGILLGWGLFAFGIVQAESIGLGIPVSSPGQAALLESLTEPAAVIVSGVVFGSVGFGLGFGTLLAIPYQRADARKREINMLLADGVSFMYALSVGGLNQLEIFEAMAEADDTYGEVAKEFQSIVQETSYFGTDYRNAVRQQSIETPSEEFSQFLTDMLSIINSGGDMERFLYDKKEKHLRTSKQQQELTLETLELFGEMYMTLSLFPLLLIIILVIMSMLGQGQDFLLTATVYLLTPLIGVGFLVLVSTVKQDEPGDGYLDPGGVDEHFAEEQREGLLHLGLVEAFVGDFSLFDRIRSREGTYKTGQLLKAPHVFFRDNPLFTLALTGPAALVLVGFGVASGDAPLTFQGFVENPVWSTFVWVYVPAYVTLIPLVVFYEWHQLRRGGITGKLSDNLRKLSSANDTGQTLLESIRTTADTSSGKLAEEFEVMYAKVNYGMSLREALVEFNNKYHIPRLARTVKLISEAQQASSQITDVLTTAAQASENQDDIERERISRTRMQVAIILMTYLTLLAVMAILKLRFLDVLAGLTAQTGGGGGGAGTATGGGGGLGSGGFGGNVNVDRLSVLFFHAVTIQAVLSGVIAGYIRSADIVSGMKYVVVLLTVALGVWVVVA; encoded by the coding sequence ATGAGCCTCGACACCGACTCGGGCTTCGGGAGCGCGCGAGGCTTCGCGGACGCCTTCTACCCGCTGTTCCGGCGGCTGTTCGACGAGGACGGGGACTTCGTCGACACCGTCGATACGAAACTGACGCAGGCGCGGATGAACCAACCCGTCGAGCTGTACGTCTCCCGGGCGCTCGGTGTCGGCGTACTCGTGGGGCTGGCGCTGTGGCTGGTCGGGATACTGCTTGGCTGGGGGCTGTTCGCGTTCGGGATCGTCCAGGCTGAGTCGATCGGGCTGGGAATCCCAGTGAGTTCTCCGGGGCAGGCGGCGCTGTTGGAGTCGCTCACCGAGCCCGCGGCCGTGATCGTCAGCGGCGTCGTCTTCGGAAGCGTCGGGTTCGGGCTCGGGTTCGGGACGCTGCTCGCGATCCCGTACCAACGGGCGGACGCCCGAAAGCGCGAGATCAATATGCTGCTCGCGGACGGCGTCTCGTTCATGTACGCCCTCTCGGTGGGCGGGTTGAACCAACTGGAGATCTTCGAGGCGATGGCGGAGGCCGACGACACGTACGGGGAGGTGGCAAAGGAGTTCCAGAGCATCGTCCAGGAGACGAGCTACTTCGGCACCGACTACCGCAACGCGGTCCGCCAGCAGTCCATCGAGACGCCCAGCGAGGAGTTCTCGCAGTTCCTCACGGACATGCTGTCGATCATCAACTCCGGCGGCGACATGGAGCGGTTCCTCTACGATAAAAAAGAGAAACACCTGCGCACGTCGAAACAGCAGCAGGAGCTGACGCTGGAGACGCTGGAGCTGTTCGGCGAGATGTACATGACGCTGTCGCTGTTTCCCCTCCTGCTCATCATCATCCTCGTCATCATGTCGATGCTCGGGCAGGGACAGGACTTCCTGCTGACGGCAACCGTGTACCTGCTCACGCCGCTCATCGGCGTCGGCTTCCTCGTGCTCGTGTCGACGGTGAAGCAGGACGAGCCGGGCGACGGCTACCTCGACCCCGGCGGCGTCGACGAGCACTTCGCCGAGGAGCAGCGCGAGGGACTGCTCCACCTCGGGCTCGTCGAGGCGTTCGTCGGCGACTTCTCGCTGTTCGATCGGATCCGGTCGCGCGAGGGGACGTACAAGACCGGGCAACTGCTGAAGGCGCCGCACGTGTTCTTCCGGGACAACCCCCTGTTCACGCTCGCGCTGACCGGGCCCGCCGCGCTCGTGTTGGTCGGGTTCGGCGTCGCCTCCGGCGACGCGCCGCTCACGTTTCAGGGGTTCGTCGAGAACCCGGTGTGGTCGACGTTCGTGTGGGTGTACGTCCCCGCGTACGTCACGCTGATCCCGCTGGTGGTCTTCTACGAATGGCACCAGCTCCGGCGCGGCGGGATCACCGGTAAGCTCTCGGACAACCTCCGGAAGCTCTCCTCGGCCAACGATACCGGGCAGACGCTGTTGGAGTCGATCCGGACGACGGCCGACACCTCGAGCGGGAAGCTCGCCGAGGAGTTCGAGGTGATGTACGCGAAGGTGAACTACGGGATGAGCCTCCGGGAGGCGCTCGTCGAGTTCAACAACAAGTACCATATCCCGCGGCTCGCCCGCACAGTGAAGCTCATCTCGGAGGCCCAGCAGGCGTCCAGCCAGATCACGGACGTGCTGACGACCGCGGCGCAGGCCTCCGAGAACCAGGACGACATCGAACGCGAACGGATCTCCCGCACCCGGATGCAGGTGGCGATCATCCTGATGACGTACCTCACCCTGCTCGCGGTGATGGCGATCCTGAAGCTCCGGTTCCTCGACGTGCTCGCGGGGCTGACCGCCCAGACTGGCGGCGGAGGCGGCGGTGCCGGCACCGCGACGGGCGGGGGCGGCGGGCTCGGATCCGGCGGCTTCGGCGGCAACGTCAACGTCGACCGCCTGTCGGTGCTGTTCTTTCATGCGGTGACGATACAGGCGGTGCTCTCGGGGGTCATCGCGGGGTACATCCGCAGCGCCGACATCGTGAGCGGGATGAAGTACGTGGTCGTGTTGCTCACCGTCGCACTCGGCGTGTGGGTGGTGGTTGCGTGA
- a CDS encoding type II/IV secretion system ATPase subunit, with translation MATDEADAAAGSGFEDGSGSATRSGDAAVVGEYTWPDFLRDHGHEDAADELVERLRTEVLEEDEDGEEVVRIEVRAATAEDLAALGVADVAAGALGIDPGDVPTTVGSAGALGESIADRSPLLAYDETPVWKDIYTWDDYREEYFLDEEGNPPTDEEDEPLEFTDADKAEALGFDPNRVEETLGHLAKRAPELDEVVDDRTVDVADDVDEDAFFSDAAGTTTVANRYDLEKAVPMPKKRHFREVERYWVNEPYSFVIVFHSTKENEKKYYVVEPYRNAIEEDLFEFLEGKLRSAIKYADEGAVATDDDHRRLTIREETYDLLDRYDLYTRDAGPQLGDKLAELFGVEVDDEGAAGRLIRALGVAPRESDGEIEGIAARPEPAVLAEDPDTLTEYTVTKALYYLERDFVGYERIDGIKHDINVEDISCDGYNSPVFVYHSDYEQIISNVYHGEQELDDFVVKLAQRSGKGISKRRPQVDATLPDGSRAQLTLGKEVSDHGTNYTIRQFKDVPFTPIDLINWNTFSLDEMAFLWLCIENHKSVIFAGGTASGKTTSLNAVSLFIPSNSKIVSIEDTREVELPQRNWIASVTRPSFADDDGGDVDEFDLLEAALRQRPDYIVMGEIRGEEGRTLFQVMSTGHTTYTTFHADNVGEVLKRFTTEPINVSKTMFTALDLVSVQASTRVQGRKVRRNKSLTEINHYDAENDEINVQDVYQWQAETDEFLHMGDSNTLEEIMFDRGWSHETLEEELLKRRAVIAYLIDRGLNTYTQVAATLQAFINDPETILSLMANERLETSLDDLREMESVLIDVDEDKEEMVPRPEPSEAQAAEAESILEEADPILAEFRGERTDGVAAALGAVEPAGDVAAEPGAGEALAGDADTNADATAGGAPFDGIGPEPLDVGRSFDTGGSDDATNADNTDDADDGAADPTGEATDAFDAIDQFDDDRPDDARSDGDTAIDAGTPDDDGDASDPVVDGASPDEEVIDDWGFGEVAEPDDGEHDDGDDPTDGADGEEGKT, from the coding sequence ATGGCTACCGACGAGGCTGACGCGGCCGCCGGCTCCGGATTCGAGGACGGATCCGGGTCGGCGACGCGCTCGGGGGATGCGGCCGTCGTCGGGGAGTACACGTGGCCGGACTTCCTGCGGGATCACGGACACGAGGACGCTGCCGACGAACTCGTCGAACGCCTCCGGACGGAGGTCCTCGAGGAGGACGAGGACGGCGAGGAGGTCGTGCGGATCGAGGTCCGCGCCGCGACCGCCGAGGACCTGGCGGCGCTCGGCGTCGCCGATGTCGCCGCCGGGGCGCTCGGGATCGACCCCGGCGATGTCCCGACGACCGTCGGCTCGGCCGGCGCGCTCGGCGAGTCGATCGCGGACCGCTCCCCGCTGCTGGCGTACGACGAGACCCCGGTCTGGAAGGACATCTACACGTGGGACGACTACCGCGAGGAGTACTTCCTCGACGAGGAGGGGAACCCGCCGACCGACGAGGAGGACGAGCCCCTGGAGTTCACCGACGCCGACAAGGCCGAGGCGCTGGGGTTCGACCCGAACCGCGTCGAGGAGACGCTCGGGCACCTCGCGAAGCGCGCGCCGGAGTTGGACGAGGTGGTCGACGATCGGACGGTCGACGTCGCCGACGACGTCGACGAGGACGCGTTCTTCAGCGACGCCGCCGGGACGACGACGGTCGCGAACCGCTACGACCTGGAGAAGGCGGTGCCGATGCCGAAGAAGCGCCACTTCCGCGAGGTCGAGCGGTACTGGGTGAACGAGCCGTACTCGTTCGTGATCGTCTTTCACTCGACGAAGGAGAACGAGAAGAAGTACTACGTCGTCGAGCCGTACCGCAACGCCATCGAGGAGGACCTGTTCGAGTTCCTCGAGGGGAAGCTCCGCTCGGCGATCAAGTACGCCGACGAGGGCGCCGTCGCGACCGACGACGATCACCGGCGGCTGACGATCCGCGAGGAGACGTACGACCTGCTGGACCGGTACGACCTCTACACCCGCGACGCCGGCCCGCAGCTCGGCGACAAGCTCGCGGAGCTGTTCGGCGTCGAGGTCGACGATGAGGGCGCCGCGGGTCGGTTGATCCGCGCGCTCGGCGTCGCCCCCCGCGAGTCCGACGGCGAGATCGAGGGCATCGCCGCGCGCCCCGAGCCCGCGGTTCTCGCGGAGGACCCGGACACGCTCACCGAGTACACCGTGACGAAGGCGCTGTATTACCTCGAACGCGACTTCGTCGGCTACGAGCGCATCGACGGCATCAAACACGACATCAACGTCGAGGACATCTCCTGTGACGGGTACAACTCCCCCGTCTTCGTCTACCACTCCGACTACGAGCAGATCATCTCGAACGTCTACCACGGCGAGCAGGAGTTGGACGACTTCGTCGTCAAACTCGCCCAGCGATCGGGGAAGGGGATCTCGAAGCGCCGCCCGCAGGTCGACGCCACGCTCCCCGACGGCTCGCGTGCACAGCTAACCCTCGGCAAGGAGGTGTCCGACCACGGGACCAACTACACTATCCGGCAGTTCAAGGACGTCCCGTTCACGCCGATCGACCTCATCAACTGGAACACGTTCAGCCTCGACGAGATGGCGTTCCTGTGGCTGTGCATCGAGAACCACAAGAGCGTGATCTTCGCGGGCGGCACCGCCTCCGGGAAGACGACCAGCCTGAACGCCGTCTCGCTGTTCATCCCCTCGAACTCGAAGATCGTCTCCATCGAGGACACCCGCGAGGTGGAGCTGCCCCAGCGCAACTGGATCGCCTCCGTCACCCGCCCCTCGTTCGCGGACGACGACGGCGGCGACGTGGACGAGTTCGACCTGCTGGAGGCCGCGCTGCGCCAGCGGCCCGACTACATCGTCATGGGCGAGATCCGCGGCGAGGAGGGCCGCACCCTCTTTCAGGTCATGTCGACCGGGCACACGACGTACACGACCTTCCACGCGGACAACGTCGGCGAGGTACTCAAGCGGTTCACCACCGAGCCGATCAACGTCTCGAAGACGATGTTCACGGCGCTGGATCTCGTGTCGGTGCAGGCGTCGACCCGGGTGCAGGGTCGGAAGGTCCGCCGGAACAAATCACTCACGGAGATCAACCACTACGACGCCGAGAACGACGAGATCAACGTTCAGGACGTCTATCAGTGGCAGGCCGAGACGGACGAGTTCCTCCACATGGGCGACTCCAACACCCTCGAGGAGATCATGTTCGACCGTGGATGGAGTCACGAGACGCTCGAGGAGGAGTTGCTCAAGCGGCGCGCGGTGATCGCCTACCTGATCGACCGCGGGCTCAACACGTACACGCAGGTTGCGGCGACGCTCCAAGCGTTCATCAACGACCCCGAGACGATCCTCTCGCTGATGGCGAACGAACGGCTGGAGACGAGCCTCGACGACCTCCGGGAGATGGAGTCGGTCCTGATCGACGTGGACGAGGACAAAGAGGAGATGGTTCCCCGTCCGGAGCCCTCCGAGGCGCAGGCGGCGGAGGCGGAGTCGATCCTCGAGGAGGCGGACCCGATCCTCGCGGAGTTCCGCGGCGAGCGCACCGACGGCGTCGCGGCAGCCCTGGGCGCCGTCGAGCCGGCCGGCGATGTCGCCGCCGAGCCGGGGGCGGGGGAGGCGCTCGCCGGCGACGCGGACACGAACGCGGACGCGACCGCCGGCGGCGCACCGTTCGACGGGATCGGTCCGGAGCCGCTCGATGTCGGCCGATCGTTCGACACGGGTGGGTCGGATGACGCGACCAACGCGGACAACACAGATGACGCGGACGACGGCGCGGCCGACCCGACCGGCGAGGCGACCGACGCGTTCGACGCGATCGATCAGTTCGACGACGACCGACCGGACGACGCCCGTTCGGACGGCGACACGGCGATCGACGCGGGCACGCCAGACGACGACGGGGACGCGTCCGACCCCGTCGTCGACGGGGCATCCCCCGACGAGGAGGTGATCGACGACTGGGGATTCGGGGAGGTCGCTGAACCCGACGACGGCGAACACGACGACGGCGACGACCCGACGGACGGAGCGGACGGCGAAGAGGGGAAGACGTAG
- a CDS encoding Sec-independent protein translocase subunit TatA/TatB, producing MPTTLPLFGAIPGGPEMLIILLVLVLLFGANKIPKLARSTGQAMGEFKKGREQVEEELQEMQEGEIDEDDEIAADSTVDSTADSSTGSTDDSVETDTEKN from the coding sequence ATGCCTACCACCCTACCCCTGTTCGGCGCCATCCCGGGCGGTCCGGAGATGCTCATCATCCTGCTCGTGTTGGTGCTGCTGTTCGGCGCGAACAAGATCCCCAAGCTGGCCCGCTCGACCGGGCAGGCGATGGGCGAGTTCAAGAAGGGCCGCGAGCAGGTCGAAGAGGAGCTTCAGGAGATGCAGGAGGGCGAGATCGACGAGGACGACGAGATCGCCGCCGACTCGACCGTCGATTCGACGGCCGACTCGTCCACCGGCTCGACCGACGACAGCGTCGAGACCGACACGGAGAAAAACTAA
- a CDS encoding zinc-ribbon domain-containing protein produces the protein MVTDPTDGAGRSPEGSTGDDPGDGVEQSGRKPTDDGTAEGVGQSTENPTGGGSVEGAEQATEELHEDPDDADSREKGPNDMYCSSCGAVIKKNAELCPECGVATGNTGVSGSRSTGTPASGTAAGGSSTGKNTFLVGGAVSGLIAFVLLPIVFGPLSIYCGYRVYRDFDEAQGIAVAAWGGLALVVGMIFGAMMFL, from the coding sequence ATGGTGACCGATCCGACCGACGGAGCGGGGCGCTCTCCGGAGGGATCGACCGGCGACGACCCCGGTGACGGTGTGGAACAGTCCGGAAGGAAACCGACTGACGACGGCACCGCCGAAGGGGTCGGGCAGTCGACGGAGAACCCGACCGGCGGCGGCTCAGTCGAGGGCGCCGAACAGGCCACGGAGGAACTGCACGAGGACCCCGACGACGCGGATTCCCGTGAGAAGGGGCCCAACGACATGTACTGCTCCTCCTGTGGTGCGGTCATCAAGAAGAACGCCGAGCTCTGCCCAGAGTGTGGGGTAGCGACGGGCAACACCGGGGTCTCCGGCTCGCGTTCGACGGGCACCCCGGCTTCCGGAACTGCGGCCGGCGGGTCGTCGACGGGAAAGAACACGTTCCTCGTCGGCGGCGCCGTCTCCGGCCTGATCGCGTTCGTCCTGCTTCCGATCGTGTTCGGTCCGCTCTCGATCTACTGCGGCTACCGGGTGTACCGGGACTTCGACGAAGCGCAGGGGATCGCGGTGGCCGCCTGGGGCGGTCTCGCCCTCGTCGTCGGGATGATCTTCGGCGCGATGATGTTCCTATAG
- a CDS encoding HD domain-containing protein — protein MSVRQYDPDAEHAFPDERVNEVLAAIESDPEIRTYLRAQNVNAVTRKGYNDHGAKHIEIVRNRALRLYDLLKRGGVEFNGASEQGLDEADEAVIVALAATIHDIGHVVHRDDHAYYSIPLAADLLDRFLPQFDYYGTEEAVRVKAEVLHAILCHHTEETPLTREAGVIRVADALDMERGRSRIPYEKGGRGINTLSSQAISNVDLKPGSEADGHDGDAMPVLVEIEMVNAAGVYQVDNLLKAKLRDSLIEDLVRIVAINTKSDDQLVERIEL, from the coding sequence ATGAGCGTTCGGCAGTACGACCCCGACGCCGAGCACGCGTTCCCCGACGAGCGCGTGAACGAGGTGTTGGCAGCCATCGAGTCCGATCCCGAGATCCGGACGTACCTCCGCGCGCAGAACGTCAACGCCGTCACGCGCAAGGGGTACAACGACCACGGCGCCAAGCACATCGAGATCGTCCGCAACCGGGCGTTGCGACTGTACGACCTGCTGAAGCGCGGCGGCGTCGAGTTCAACGGCGCGAGCGAGCAGGGGCTCGACGAGGCCGACGAGGCGGTGATCGTCGCGCTCGCGGCCACGATCCACGACATCGGCCACGTCGTCCACCGCGACGATCACGCCTACTACTCGATCCCGCTGGCGGCCGACCTGCTGGATCGGTTCCTCCCGCAGTTCGACTACTACGGAACCGAGGAGGCCGTCCGCGTGAAAGCGGAGGTCCTCCACGCCATCCTCTGTCACCACACCGAGGAGACGCCGCTCACCCGCGAGGCGGGCGTCATCCGCGTCGCCGACGCGCTCGACATGGAGCGGGGTCGCTCCCGGATCCCCTACGAGAAGGGCGGTCGCGGCATCAACACGCTCTCCTCGCAGGCCATCAGCAACGTCGACCTCAAGCCCGGCAGCGAGGCCGACGGCCACGACGGCGACGCGATGCCCGTGCTCGTCGAGATCGAGATGGTGAACGCCGCGGGCGTCTATCAGGTCGACAACCTCCTCAAAGCGAAGCTTCGCGACTCGCTCATCGAGGACCTCGTCCGCATCGTCGCGATCAACACGAAAAGCGACGACCAGCTCGTCGAACGGATCGAGCTGTAG